A section of the Alphaproteobacteria bacterium genome encodes:
- a CDS encoding DUF6489 family protein: MKITIDIDCTPEEARRFLGLPDLAAAQADILDEFKAQTARALEGMDGEALMKLWLSGAGLGGGKMDETLSGLGDLQRAFWEGMAKAAGGAGGGKN; the protein is encoded by the coding sequence ATGAAAATCACGATCGATATCGATTGCACGCCCGAGGAGGCCCGGCGGTTTCTCGGCCTGCCGGACCTGGCCGCGGCGCAGGCGGATATTCTTGACGAGTTCAAGGCGCAGACGGCGCGGGCGCTCGAAGGCATGGACGGCGAGGCGCTGATGAAACTCTGGCTCTCGGGGGCCGGGCTCGGTGGCGGCAAGATGGACGAGACCCTCTCGGGGCTGGGCGATCTCCAGCGCGCGTTCTGGGAGGGGATGGCAAAGGCGGCCGGCGGGGCCGGCGGCGGGAAAAACTGA
- a CDS encoding (2Fe-2S) ferredoxin domain-containing protein — translation MAERDGRDGNAGAADGETGARDPAPYYRRHVFCCVNERKPGDARGCCSSRGGADLRKYMKDRAFALGLDGVRINQAGCLDRCEFGPALVVYPEGVWYAPRTEADIDEILETHLRDGGRVHRLMLAPDAPFP, via the coding sequence ATGGCGGAACGCGACGGGCGGGACGGGAACGCGGGGGCGGCTGACGGTGAGACGGGCGCGCGCGACCCGGCGCCCTACTACCGGCGCCACGTTTTCTGCTGCGTCAACGAGCGCAAGCCGGGCGATGCCCGCGGCTGCTGCAGCTCCAGGGGCGGCGCGGATCTGCGGAAATACATGAAGGACCGCGCCTTCGCCCTCGGGCTCGACGGGGTGAGGATCAATCAGGCGGGTTGCCTGGATCGTTGTGAATTCGGCCCGGCCCTGGTGGTCTACCCGGAGGGGGTCTGGTACGCCCCGCGGACCGAGGCCGATATCGACGAGATTCTGGAAACCCACCTCCGGGATGGCGGCCGGGTTCACCGGCTGATGCTGGCCCCCGATGCGCCCTTCCCGTGA